ACACACATCAATTCATTAAATAGTAATTTTGGTGAAAGTTTAAATTTAAAATTAAGTACAAAGAATCTTCCTAAAGAGAAGTTGACAGCTAAGGAATATAGAGAACTTTTACTAGGAAAATAAAATTTACTAAAAAAGTAAGAAATTAATTCTTGACTTTTTTTATAAGTTATTATATAATTAGAGCATAAAGAATCCTTTCGAAAAGTATTTTAAATTTAACTTAACTAACAAAAAAGCTGCCATAGTCTGAAGGTCAGCTTTTTTGTTTTTTTGATAATTTGTTATGAATCACAAAAACTTCTGCGTCTCAACAATCATAGTCCTTTCATCAAACTTCTTGATTATTGAAACTCTTGAATATAGTTTTTTTCTTTCTTAAATATAGTTCTCAAAATTTTTAAATCAATATTATCTATTCTAATTTTTTCTAATTCTAATAGTTCATCTATACTCATATACCCAGATAAAAGAGTTGCTAAATCTCTTATATCAATATCTATATTCCATTTATCTTCATTCTCTAATTTTTCTATATTTCCACTTCTATCTATTGAAAAAACACCATTATTTTCACTGATTATACTATCATTTACTTTAATTTTAAAATTGATATCCTTTATATTCAAATATGAAAAAATATTTTTTACATTTAAAATTCTAGCCAAAATATATGGATTCTCACTTTTTTCTACTTTTAATTGATTGGGAAAAAGAAAATTAAAATTACTTCCTTGAGGTGTAGTAACTTCAAGATCTGAATAGTACTCTTTAAAAGTTTTTAAAAATGCCAACATAGTTTTAGTTGTTTCAATATCAGAATAGAAAAATTCTCTAATAGATATCTCTTCCTCTTTAAAATAACACATTAAATATCCTACTATCCTCTTCTCCTTATAAAAAGTATATATCTTTCCATTATCACTTTCAATCTCAGCTTTTATTCTAGAAAAATAGCTTTTATCTCTCTGTAAATATATTTTATTATCTTTCATTTTTCTATTATATAGTTCTATCATACTATTAAAATCATTTTCTTTAACCTTTTTTATCTCAATATCTTTACTAATGGTACTAAAAGGTATATCTTCCAGCTTAATTTTATAGTGTTCTAAACCACTAATATATCCAAAACCAAAATTACTATATATTTCAGTATTAATTGGACTTAAAAAAACTATATCTATCCCTTTAGAAAAAGCATTATTCAAACTAAAATTCAGTAGTTTTTTCATATACCCTTTTCCTCTATATTCTGGAGATACAGCTACTGCAACTATATAGAAAGAGGGTAAAAGATTATTATTAAAGTTTATATTATATGGGTTTTCATGTAAAGATCCTTTTAT
This genomic interval from uncultured Fusobacterium sp. contains the following:
- the eis gene encoding GNAT family N-acetyltransferase, yielding MIRYGAEKDYNLAREIWLENFTDSVDHVDINLNNIYKKENFLILEEDSQIKGSLHENPYNINFNNNLLPSFYIVAVAVSPEYRGKGYMKKLLNFSLNNAFSKGIDIVFLSPINTEIYSNFGFGYISGLEHYKIKLEDIPFSTISKDIEIKKVKENDFNSMIELYNRKMKDNKIYLQRDKSYFSRIKAEIESDNGKIYTFYKEKRIVGYLMCYFKEEEISIREFFYSDIETTKTMLAFLKTFKEYYSDLEVTTPQGSNFNFLFPNQLKVEKSENPYILARILNVKNIFSYLNIKDINFKIKVNDSIISENNGVFSIDRSGNIEKLENEDKWNIDIDIRDLATLLSGYMSIDELLELEKIRIDNIDLKILRTIFKKEKNYIQEFQ